A region of Salinibacter sp. 10B DNA encodes the following proteins:
- a CDS encoding HPF/RaiA family ribosome-associated protein codes for MLVRVQGTNLELDDALYAFVTEKLGDAFRALGALDRDPVQVDVELEETTRRHPQEREDERRYRAEVNITVPGHLIRAEGSADTLSQSIVEMKHHLTRELREWREQLIDDRRAGGRKVKRELGAEIEAERYEGLTDEYEDRYIEEIGEFAGEEPDTEEDAPSAS; via the coding sequence ATGCTTGTGCGCGTGCAGGGGACGAATCTTGAACTCGACGATGCGCTCTACGCGTTCGTGACCGAAAAGCTGGGCGATGCCTTTCGGGCTCTCGGAGCCCTGGATCGAGATCCGGTGCAGGTGGACGTGGAGCTTGAGGAAACGACCCGACGTCATCCCCAGGAGCGAGAGGACGAGCGACGTTATCGGGCCGAAGTGAATATCACTGTGCCCGGCCACCTCATCCGCGCTGAAGGATCGGCAGACACGCTTTCGCAGTCCATCGTGGAGATGAAGCACCACCTCACGCGCGAACTCCGCGAGTGGCGGGAGCAACTGATCGATGACCGACGCGCCGGCGGGCGCAAGGTGAAGCGAGAGCTGGGCGCGGAGATTGAGGCAGAGCGCTACGAGGGGCTCACGGACGAGTATGAGGACCGCTACATCGAGGAAATCGGGGAGTTTGCGGGGGAGGAACCCGATACGGAAGAAGACGCCCCTTCGGCATCGTAG
- a CDS encoding HEAT repeat domain-containing protein encodes MYWIPSVDALTSKTIFLLIAAVLLAPLTGRAQDRTDPAGEPTSVPIWVQNFGKQLRTTLESGNPATRDQALQHITYFASFYEEEIDFSDAVPTLVDLYRNDNDANVRLHALVALYAIGDKKGMQQVRQSMHDQRWPPRLKLVTLAALVDYYGAESFSMDREAASYARRLIRYYTPKGDVEIGPLEPMETVDPEEEP; translated from the coding sequence ATGTATTGGATCCCTTCCGTAGACGCTCTCACAAGCAAGACAATATTCCTTCTCATTGCCGCGGTGCTGCTCGCCCCCCTAACGGGTCGCGCCCAGGACCGGACGGATCCGGCCGGGGAGCCGACGTCGGTGCCCATTTGGGTTCAGAACTTCGGCAAACAGCTCCGGACGACCCTCGAATCAGGGAACCCGGCCACTCGGGATCAGGCCCTTCAGCACATCACCTATTTTGCCTCCTTCTACGAGGAGGAGATCGACTTCTCCGACGCAGTGCCCACGCTCGTCGACCTCTACCGGAACGACAACGACGCAAACGTGCGCCTCCACGCGCTCGTGGCCCTCTACGCCATCGGGGACAAGAAGGGAATGCAACAGGTGCGCCAATCGATGCACGACCAGCGCTGGCCGCCGCGGCTGAAACTTGTGACCCTCGCCGCCCTCGTAGACTACTACGGGGCCGAAAGCTTCAGCATGGATCGGGAAGCAGCGTCGTATGCCAGAAGGCTCATACGGTACTATACCCCGAAGGGAGACGTGGAAATCGGTCCGTTGGAGCCGATGGAGACCGTCGACCCCGAGGAAGAGCCGTAA